Proteins encoded within one genomic window of Variovorax sp. OAS795:
- a CDS encoding DUF2868 domain-containing protein, whose protein sequence is MSHGIWSLSFAVVLAALLFALAFRSYTLSWETTILDPDFFVRAVQMLGWAPAQLGFPVPDADTVRSAARDAAGQRTWALWLTGCIVVYGLLPRLALVLLSAMVWHRRRAALQPDWNAPYYSKLKARFAVLAPPTIVDADPGRAPGVAPGGLAPSQLSDMLFVVGFELPADAPWPPEGLHADAATEIQRIDGSAPARRALLDRLAQARPRSVLLICHAASSPDRGTERFLRDLLAHCGACRLWLTDAARDTADAGAPQRWIEWLQGTGLPRVTAVHKREDALQGQGTQP, encoded by the coding sequence GTGAGCCACGGCATCTGGTCGCTGTCTTTCGCGGTGGTGCTGGCCGCGCTGCTGTTCGCGCTGGCTTTTCGCAGCTACACGCTGAGCTGGGAAACGACGATCCTCGATCCGGACTTCTTCGTGCGCGCCGTGCAGATGCTGGGCTGGGCGCCGGCGCAATTGGGCTTTCCGGTTCCCGATGCGGACACCGTGCGCTCGGCCGCCCGCGACGCCGCGGGCCAGCGCACCTGGGCGCTGTGGCTCACCGGGTGCATCGTCGTGTACGGACTGCTGCCGCGGCTCGCGCTCGTGCTGCTGAGCGCGATGGTGTGGCACCGGCGCCGGGCTGCGCTTCAGCCCGACTGGAACGCGCCCTACTACAGCAAGCTGAAGGCGCGCTTCGCCGTGCTCGCGCCCCCCACCATCGTCGATGCCGACCCGGGCCGGGCACCGGGCGTGGCGCCAGGCGGGCTTGCGCCTTCGCAGCTCAGCGACATGCTTTTCGTGGTCGGCTTCGAGCTGCCCGCGGATGCGCCCTGGCCACCCGAAGGCCTGCATGCCGATGCGGCCACCGAGATCCAGCGGATCGACGGCAGCGCCCCGGCGCGCCGCGCCCTGCTCGACCGGTTGGCACAGGCGCGTCCGCGCTCCGTGCTGCTCATCTGCCATGCCGCATCGAGTCCCGACCGCGGCACCGAACGCTTCCTGCGCGACCTGCTGGCCCATTGCGGCGCATGCCGCCTCTGGCTCACCGATGCGGCCAGGGATACCGCCGACGCAGGCGCCCCGCAGCGGTGGATCGAGTGGCTGCAGGGCACCGGCCTGCCGCGCGTGACCGCCGTGCACAAACGCGAAGACGCGCTACAGGGCCAGGGAACCCAGCCATGA
- a CDS encoding GTPase/DUF3482 domain-containing protein, which translates to MTTAQAIRIAVVGHTNAGKTSLLRTLTRRASFGEVSERPGTTRHVESADLEVNGQPAVRFFDTPGLEDAVALREHLAGLDPQATPPERIRLFLQGPEAHGVFEQEAKVLRTMLEIDAAFLVIDVREPVLPKFRDEIELLNACARPVMAVLNFVRDAASREPAWKELLSAYGLHVQVRFDAAAPFVGAERDLYNDLATLLRDRRELLRGVVDALTAEAAERRRAACTRIAGLLIDAAALRRSMPAEAFADAARRKAFIAALQKEVFDKAQRCTDDLLALYGFRPDDAGEAPLPLIEGRWTLDFFSPEAMKDAGLRLGKGAVIGAAVGVVADLAVAGISLGTGAAVGGAIGGAVSQGWGPLGRKLANRLRNVHELTVEDGVLFALVAWHLKLTRALERRGHAATGRIAAETSATQDAPTRATAAAVRAARPARSHPEWESAGGSMRSFWRPAPQRDALAADIARTLQGAFEA; encoded by the coding sequence ATGACGACAGCGCAAGCCATCCGCATTGCCGTGGTCGGCCACACCAATGCGGGCAAGACCTCGCTGCTGCGCACGCTGACACGGCGCGCCAGCTTCGGCGAAGTTTCCGAGCGGCCCGGCACCACGCGCCATGTGGAATCGGCCGATCTCGAAGTGAACGGCCAGCCCGCGGTGCGCTTCTTCGACACGCCCGGCCTCGAAGACGCGGTGGCGCTTCGCGAGCATCTCGCGGGCCTCGATCCGCAGGCCACGCCGCCCGAGCGAATCCGGCTGTTCCTGCAGGGCCCTGAAGCCCACGGCGTGTTCGAGCAGGAGGCCAAGGTGCTGCGCACCATGCTCGAGATCGATGCGGCCTTTCTCGTCATCGACGTGCGCGAGCCGGTGCTGCCCAAGTTTCGCGACGAGATCGAGCTGCTCAACGCTTGCGCCCGGCCCGTGATGGCGGTGCTGAACTTCGTGCGCGACGCCGCAAGCCGCGAGCCGGCCTGGAAAGAGCTGCTGTCGGCCTACGGCCTGCACGTCCAGGTGCGCTTCGATGCCGCAGCGCCGTTCGTGGGGGCGGAGCGCGACCTGTACAACGACCTCGCCACCCTGCTGCGCGACCGGCGCGAGTTGCTGCGCGGCGTGGTAGATGCATTGACCGCCGAGGCGGCCGAACGCCGCCGCGCGGCCTGCACGCGCATCGCCGGGCTGCTGATCGACGCCGCCGCCTTGCGCCGCAGCATGCCGGCCGAGGCGTTCGCCGATGCGGCGCGCCGCAAGGCCTTCATCGCTGCGTTGCAGAAAGAAGTGTTCGACAAGGCGCAACGCTGCACCGACGACCTGCTCGCGCTCTATGGCTTTCGCCCCGACGATGCCGGCGAGGCGCCGTTGCCGCTCATCGAAGGGCGCTGGACGCTCGACTTCTTCAGCCCCGAAGCGATGAAGGACGCAGGCCTGCGCCTGGGCAAGGGCGCGGTCATCGGCGCGGCGGTGGGCGTGGTGGCGGACCTCGCGGTGGCCGGCATTTCGCTGGGCACCGGGGCCGCGGTGGGCGGTGCCATCGGCGGCGCCGTCTCGCAAGGCTGGGGGCCGTTGGGCCGCAAGCTGGCGAACAGGCTGCGCAACGTGCACGAGCTCACCGTGGAAGACGGCGTGCTCTTCGCACTGGTGGCCTGGCACCTGAAGCTCACGCGCGCACTGGAGCGGCGCGGCCATGCGGCCACCGGACGCATCGCGGCGGAGACGAGTGCCACGCAGGACGCACCGACCCGCGCTACGGCCGCCGCCGTGCGCGCCGCGCGGCCCGCGCGCAGCCATCCGGAATGGGAATCGGCGGGCGGGTCGATGCGCAGCTTCTGGCGTCCGGCGCCGCAGCGCGATGCGCTCGCGGCCGACATCGCGCGCACGCTGCAGGGCGCGTTCGAGGCCTGA
- a CDS encoding hemolysin III family protein, translating to MYPGERLNGYTHLLGLVLALVATVLLLARTVPTGDPARIAGALVFSLSAVALYAASTLFHSTRGRRKRFWERADHCAIYLLIAGTYTPFALVTLRGPWGWLLLAAVWSAALFGIGRELLQRGGAASKPPLALYIGMGWLGVAAAVPLAARLASGGLAWLLAGGVLYTVGTVFYSNRWGLRHAHGTWHLFVLAGTASHGVAVGCFVL from the coding sequence ATGTATCCCGGCGAACGGCTCAATGGCTACACGCACCTGCTGGGCCTGGTGCTCGCGCTGGTCGCGACGGTGCTGCTGCTCGCCAGGACCGTGCCCACGGGCGATCCGGCGCGGATTGCCGGCGCGCTGGTCTTCTCGCTTTCAGCCGTGGCGCTGTATGCGGCGTCCACGCTGTTCCACAGCACGCGCGGCCGCCGCAAGCGCTTCTGGGAGCGGGCCGACCACTGCGCCATCTACCTGCTCATCGCGGGGACCTACACGCCGTTCGCGCTGGTCACGCTGCGCGGCCCCTGGGGCTGGCTGCTGCTGGCCGCGGTCTGGAGCGCCGCGCTCTTCGGCATCGGCCGCGAATTGCTGCAGCGCGGCGGCGCCGCATCGAAGCCGCCGCTGGCGCTCTACATCGGCATGGGGTGGCTCGGCGTGGCGGCGGCCGTGCCGCTGGCTGCGCGCCTCGCGAGCGGCGGGCTGGCCTGGCTGCTGGCAGGCGGCGTGCTCTATACCGTGGGCACGGTGTTCTACAGCAACCGGTGGGGCTTGCGCCATGCGCACGGCACCTGGCACCTCTTCGTGCTGGCGGGCACCGCGAGCCATGGCGTGGCGGTCGGCTGCTTCGTGCTCTGA
- a CDS encoding helix-turn-helix transcriptional regulator: MPNIASILKAEISRVARKEVRTEIETLKKASTHHRASIAALRRQVEKLEKELRRATRTSARVPEAADADESGDSGPARRFSASRLASHREKLGLSAAAYGKLVGVTGQTIYKWEQGKARPRKAQLEGLASVRGLRLREVAEQLNAD, encoded by the coding sequence ATGCCAAATATCGCCTCCATCCTCAAAGCCGAGATTTCCCGTGTCGCCCGCAAGGAGGTGCGCACAGAGATCGAGACGCTGAAAAAAGCATCCACGCACCATCGTGCCTCGATCGCCGCCCTGCGCCGACAGGTCGAGAAACTGGAGAAGGAATTGCGGCGTGCCACTCGAACATCTGCACGCGTTCCGGAGGCGGCCGATGCCGACGAGTCGGGCGACTCGGGACCGGCCCGTCGCTTCAGTGCCAGCCGGCTGGCTTCGCACCGCGAGAAGCTCGGCCTCTCGGCGGCGGCCTACGGCAAGCTGGTGGGCGTGACCGGCCAGACGATCTACAAATGGGAACAGGGCAAGGCCCGGCCGCGCAAGGCGCAGCTCGAAGGCCTGGCATCCGTGCGCGGCCTGCGGCTGCGTGAAGTG